A DNA window from Primulina tabacum isolate GXHZ01 chromosome 12, ASM2559414v2, whole genome shotgun sequence contains the following coding sequences:
- the LOC142520332 gene encoding uncharacterized protein LOC142520332: protein MVGKAICDSGASLNVMPSSFYEKFGLSRMKPRELILQLADKSVKVPFHFVEDVEIKIDKLRLSSYFVVLDMENGQNVLVILGRPFLATAGAIIDVKKRRLTMEVEGQIVVIKESKISHDPP, encoded by the coding sequence ATGGTGGGAAAAGCTATTTGTGATTCAGGGGCGAGTTTGAATGTAATGCCAAGTTCTTTTTACGAGAAATTTGGATTGAGTAGGATGAAGCCTAGAGAACTGATCTTACAGTTGGCAGATAAATCTGTCAAGGTACCGTTTCATTTTGTGGAAGATGTTGAAATCAAGATCGATAAACTAAGGCTTTCATCATATTTCGTTGTACTTGACATGGAGAACGGTCAAAATGTTCTTGtcattctaggacgaccattCTTGGCTACTGCTGGAGCCATCATTGACGTGAAGAAAAGAAGGCTAACCATGGAGGTTGAAGGTCAGATCGTGGTAATCAAAGAATCTAAGATATCACATGATCCACCTTGA